The Desulforegula conservatrix Mb1Pa region GTATTTCAGCCGTTCGGTATTCTGCTCGGTTATTTGGTATTTCTGCTGCTCGGTCGGTTATCCGGTCATTTGCTCGGTTAACCGAATCCATATCTGCTCGGTTATTCGGTATGGTGCTCGGTATATTTATTACTCGGTCGGTTAATTGGTAAATCGGTAATTCTGTAGGTTGATCGGTTACTCGGTCAGAAGTATCAGGAATAGGGGACGGCTCATTTTTATCAAAATATTCTGCATCATCATCCATTACTGATAATAGGGATTGTTTTAACAAATCGGCATGACTTATTCGGGTGAGTTTTCCTTTTGCCATTTTACTGACCTATTTTCGCTAAGAATTCATCTGCAAGTTTCGAGTAGTCAACCGCGCCTGGCGTTCTCCCATCATGGGAAATGACAGATTTATTTTGCATGAAAGCGGTATTAATAGATGCGTTTCTTTTTATTACAGTTTCGAAAACTTCGCCTTCTTTGAAATGAGTATTTATAGTCTCGATCATGACTGAGGTGGCATTGGATCTGTAGTCAGCCATAGTAATCAAGACTCCGAGCATCTTGATTTTTTCATTGATGGATTCTCTTACAGATTTTACCGCTGTTTCGAGCTGCTTGATTCCGCGCAGTCCAAAAACATCTTCAGCACCTACAGGTACGATGTACTTATCGGAAATAACGAGGGCATTAGTGACAAGAGCTCCTCCGATATCAGGCTGGCAATCAATTATAATGAAATCGTATTTCGAAAGAGTTGCCTTGTCTATTTTCTTTCTGAGGCCCACAACACCTTCAGTTGTACCTGTAATTTGTGTTTTAACGGCGAACAGATCCATGTGGGATGAGACCATATCGACATTTTTGTATTTGGTGGGTACAATGCAGTCTGATATATTTGATTCACTTGTAAATAAATCAACTATAGTTTTTGGCTGCTCGAAGGGAGATAGCTTCCCTAAAATCATGGAAGCATTGCACTGAGGGTCCATATCGATTACAAGGACTTTAAACTCTTTGAGTCCCACGGCATGGCTTAAATTAACGGTTGTGGTCGTTTTGCCGACGCCGCCTTTTTGGTTGAGGATAGAAACAATTTGGGCTTTTTTATTATCAGATGTCATTAAAATAGTCCCTTGAATAAGGTTATAATGCAAACATGTATTTTGTTTATTTGCATTATAAAGAAAACTTGTCAACGGATAGTATTAATGATCAATATATTGAGGTTTTAAGATGTGGTTTTATTTATTCAGATATTTATAAAGAGTTTCTCTGCTAATATTGAAGTTTTTAGCAATTAAGGCTTTGGTCTCTCCTTTTACTGATTGCTCCTTAATTGAGAATGTTCAAAGGAATTGAATTCAACAAGCAGTGATAAGTTATGTTAACTACACATCACAAAATAAGGATAAATATAACTTTTCTTTTCCATAAAGCCGGATTATTTTGTCCGCTTCATCCTAATTTGAAAAGGAATATTGATAGTGCGGCTTTTTTTATTGTGTTTAATCGTTTTTTTATCCGGATGTGCTGTATCTCCCGAACCTATAAAAATGAACGAAATTGAAACAAGAGCGAAAGAGAATAAAGCACATCTATTTGAAAAACAGGAACCCCTTATTAACCCCCTCTCATTAGAAGAGGCTATAGCAAGAGCTCTTAAGTATAATCTCGATTACAGAGCAGGACTTTTTGAGACAGCCCTTGCAAAAAGTGATTTAACGATAAGTCACTTCGATATGCTTCCTGAAATAGTATCTTCAGCAGGTTACAGTCACAGAAATAATGAAAGTGGAGGTTCAAGCATTTATCTGTCAGGTCCTTTTGCAGGAACAAAATCTCTAACTTCTACAGGCTCTGAGGAGAAAGACAAGCGTACATCAAGCATAGGCCTCACATGGAATGTGCTTGATTTTGGTCTGAGTTATGTCAGAGCCAAGCAATATGCTGACAGTGTTCTTGTAATAGAGGAGCGCAGAAGAAAAGCCTCACAGAATCTTGTTCAGGATGTCAGATTCGCCTACTTTAAAGCTGCCGGAGCCGAGATGCTTTCGGGAAAATTGAAAAGCCTGCTTGAAAAATGTGAGGTTGCCTTATCAAAATACAGCAAAGCATCTGAAGATCGGAATGTATCTTTGGATGAAAGCCTTGTTTATCAGCAAACCCTACTTGAAAACATACGACTATTGAAAGAGTTAATGCAAAAGCTTTCAACATCTGAAATTGAACTTGCCACACTCATAAATCAGCCGCCCGGAACAAATATTAATTTTCCTGATATTGACTGGGACAATACTGATGATTTGACTTTGGATATTCCTGTTAAAGATATTGAAGAACTTGCGTTTGTTTACAGACCCGAGTTGAGAGAAGATGAATATCGTCTGAGAATAAGTGCACAGGAAGCAAAAAAAGCGATGCTTGGCATGCTTCCGGGTATTAATATCTACGGCGGTTATTATTATGACAGCAACGATTTCCTTTATAACAATACATGGCTAAATGCTGGTACACAGGCATCTCTGAATTTATTCAATATATTTTCAGGTTTTAATAAATTAGATGCCGCAGAAATTAAAGAATCCATGACCAGAATGATGATAAAAGCAAAATCGATGGCCGTTATATCTCAGGTTAATTTGTCAGTTCAAAAATATTTAATCGCAAAGGATGAATTTAATATCTGCAAACGACTAAATTCTGTTTCTGAAAGACTTGCTGCGCGAAAAGAAGCTGAATATAAAGCAGGACGAATAGGGGAACTTGCGGCGTTATTGCCCATGATGACATCTATGGTAAACAGCGTCAGGCATATTCTTGCATTTGCAGACTTACAGAATTCAGTAGGCAGAGTAATAAATTCCACAGGTATAGATTTGTATAATGATAAGATTGAAGAAAAGTCCCTTTATGATATAGCCGGATCAACCTACGATAATTATAAAGGATGGACCATGATTAAAAAGTATTCAATTAATTCGTACAGGATAAAACCTTAATATTTGACACAAATTATATTCTCGGATAATTAACTATATTTAATTTTTTTTACTTAACTTAGCTATTAATAGGATATTGGTGGTGTTATGAAGGTCAGAACTGAGTACATGTTGATTGTATTTATTTTTACATTTTATAGTCTTGCTTTTGCCAATGATCCCATACCTTCCATAAAAAATGAGGCCCTAAAAATAGCTCCAGACCACCAAAAACTATCAACTCCAACTGTTAAAGAAGCAAATTTATCTTCAAAGATTTCCGCAAAATCAGGGCAGAGAAAAAAAATAACTATCAGTTATAAATACGACAAGTTGGGCAGAATTTATTATATGAGAAAAATAGTTGAAGATGCCGATAAAGATTGATTATTAAGGATATAATAATGAACAAAAATAGATTTTTATTAATACTTTTCCTATTAGTAATAGATTTTAGAATAGCAGTTGCATTTGCTTCAGGGAATATAGACGATAGCTCAAAAAGTGATTCTGAATATTTATCCAATAATATAGATAATACTGAAGCTGTTGGCATAGATTTATCTGATAAAAATAATGATCAGGAATCAAATAATAGTGTCAATAAAGATTCTAATTCGGAAAAGGATGATGGCAGGTCAGGAGAACCACCTGTTACTGGACAAGCAGCCGGCTTCCCTCTAATAACAAGCAAGATAGATTTTGGCTCTTTCAATATTTCAGCGAATTCTTCAAGTGGCAGTTTCAATTCAGGAATACAAATTGCTATCCCCTCGGGCCGCCAAGGCTTAACACCAGACTTAACATTACATTATCAGAATAGTAAAAAAAATGGCTGGCTGGGTATCGGCTGGGATTTATCTTTTGGAGTTATTCAACGATCCACAAAAGATGGTCTTGATTATGAAAGTAATAAGTTTGAAATCAAGAATATGGGCGGAGATGATGATCTCGTTGATAAAGCTGCAATTTGGGGCGAAGGCTATTTTGGCAAGAAAATAGAATCAGAATTCAGTAAATTCTATTATTCGACTCAACATTCTTCATCGGCAAATGGAGGATGGATTGTATATGCAAGAGATGGTAAAAAAATGTACTTTGGAAGTACACCTTCTTCTCGTTATGAAAATAGTAAAGGGGTCTTTGCTTGGTATTTAGACAAGATAGAAGATGCTAATGGCAATAACATAATTTTTTCTTATAATAAAGACAACGGAACGCTATATCCTTCTGAAATAAAATACACAGGACATGCAAATGGTAGCACACCAGGCTATAAAATAGATTTTGTTCTTGAAGATAGACCAGATGCTTTTTTAAGTTGTATTGATCAAGCAACAATAGCTTCTACTGCAAAGCGGCTATCATCAATACAGATTTATACTCTTGCGGAAGGTCATGAAAAACAAATACGAAATTTTATACTTAACTATTCTGAGGATGATTCTTTTTCTGCTCCACCTACGGATGAAGAAAATTGGACAAGAAATAGTAATAGATCACAATTGATCTCTGTTACACAGGAAGATCCTCAAAGCAATAAAAGACTTCCTTCAGTTAAAATAGGGTGGGGGGTGTATAATCCAATAGATCCTGTTTTAAATGCCTTGGAAGGTCAAGCTTATCCTTTATGCATGGCGGACATGGGGTACAAACAGGAGTTTGATTGTGAGTCTCCACAGCACACTGAGGAATGCTGGGATCGAATTTATTGGGCAGATATAAATGGTGATGGAAAACAAGAGCTTGTTTATTATAATCAAGTTAATAACAATGGTTTGCTATCTATTTACGGCATTGACAAAAGTGGAGGTCGACAAGAGCTTGTAAAAGATTATTTTTTAGCGCCTTTTGAAAAAGCGCCCGATTTTAAATATAAACTCGAATCTCAAGAACCAATAATGAAAGAGGGTCGATCTGTATTGAGTTTTATGGATCTAAATGGAGATTCACGAGCTGACGTAGTTTATAAACCAACAGCTGGTCAAAACATATATTACAGATTATCCGAAAGCAAGGATGGTGAAATCGCTTTCGGAGACGAGCACTTGCTTTCATTTGATTCTCAATCTGTTCCACCAAAGGGCTTACCTGCTATCTACGATGTTCTTCCTACTGATATAAATGGTGACGGAAGATCCGATCTTATAATCTGTGCTAAGAATAAAACACGATATCTGGCAATTTCAAGACCAGACGAAACCTTCCAGTACCAAGGGCAAATGGAAATAGGTGTTTTCCAAAATGGATTTTATGCTCTTGTTGATTTTAATGGTGATGGAATCGCAGATATTTTTAAAATACACCGGGATAAATACATTGTTTATTTAGGCAAGGGTGACGGCACTTTTTTTGACGAAGAAATTCCTACTTATGTACCAAACTCAACAAATTTTGCACAGACAGGTGGCAGGCAAAAGGTATTGTTGAATGATATAAACAAAGATGGCTTAATTGATTTAGTGTTCTATTACTATAAAAATCCAAAAAATATGCTTTATTGCTATTATGGCAATGGAGATGGAACATTTGGAAGAACACCTTCTAACCAAAGAGTTCATATACCTGATAGCTATGTAAGAGTCCTTCCAGATGGTGCGGAAATGCACAACAAAGCTTTGACGCATCTGGCTGATATAGACAAGGATGGAAATACTGACGTTATATTTCAAGGGGCTCGATACATTTGGGGAAAACCATCGGACGGTGAACTTGTCAAATCAATATCCAACGGCAAAGGCTCCGAAGTTTCAATAGAATACAAACCTAGCTCTGATTTTGATGAGGAAATTCCTTTACCATTCGTTACTCCTGTTGTTTCCAAAATTTTATTAAAATCCAGAAAAAATATGGAAAACAACGAATCTGAATTCAATTATTCCTACAGCAATGGTTATTTTGATAAAAAGGAAAGAGAATTCAGAGGGTTTAAATATATGACAGTTGATAGGCCGGATGGCTCAACCGTCATAACCACATATCACCAGGATGCTTTTAGAAAAGGAAGAGCTTCAAAGGTAGAGGGCTTTCGGCATTCAGAGCCTATGGCAAAGGCGGGTGGTGAATCGAGTGGTGATCTTCTCTTTAGATTTAACTATAACTGGGCGCCTCTTCCAGATATTTATGGAAGCGAAGATCCTCCAGAGCCTGGAGACGAAGATGAACCTCCTATAATAAATCGTTTATGGGCGCATGTATATCTTATTTCTGAAACGTCTGAGCTTATCTATGGGGATTGTGGAAGTGAATGTGCTGTTAATAAAAGAATTAATTATACCTACAACCATGAAAATGGTTTTGTTAAATCAGAAGCAATAATTGGGCGTTTAGGCGATCCTTGGGCTGCTGATGAGTCTATTGTCAACACTTATGATTACACACAGATTAGTAATCATGAGTGGATGTGGCGTATAAGTAAAAAAACATTAGATACATCTGACGCAAATAATGATGATGTAGGGATGCTTGCAAAAGCTTCTGCTCGTCTTCCTGATTCTTTAAGTAGCTTTATTCAAAAATCTGTTAAATCATTAAGGGCTTATGCATTTCCAACAACGATTGTAAGACAAACGGAATTTACCGATTTCGACGTCTCAGGAAATCCAAAGACAGAAAAACGCTACCTTGAAGGCAAGCCGTCTCTTATAATAACCTATGATTATGACGACTATGGAAATACTACGAAAGTTATAGATGCTAAGGGCTATGCAACAGAAACAGTTTATGACAGCCAGACGAATACTTATCCTGCCAAAATAGTATACCCAGCCACCACGGAGTCTGTTTCATCCAGAATAACAGAACATATAGTGGAATATCCTAAGTATGATTACAATGCCGGGAAACCCATCGAGGAAAAAGGCAGAAACTATAGCAGAAACAGTAAGGACACTACTACTTACGAGTATGACGGTTTTGGCAGACTCATAAAAACCAATAAACCTGAAGGTGGTTGGATACAAAATACCTATTTTGATTTTGATGATGGAAGACCCAATTATACTGTCACAAACACATGGGGCGGATCAAAGAGCGGCGATATTATTGAAAGCATAACTTACATTGATGGCCTTGGTAGAAAAATTCAGGAAACTACAAGAGGCGCTCAATCTGTTTTTCTTGCCACACGTACTTATTACGACAATATGGGGCGTGTCTCCAGGGTTGTAGGACCTTTTGAAACGAATTCCTATTTGTTTGTCGAGTCTCCAGATGAAGGAAACTCAAAAGTCGCAGAAACAGAATATGATGAGCATAATAACCCAACTCTTGTCAGAAGTTATGATACCAATCATGGCGCTCTGACAACTCAATATGAATATGCTGGTTCGTCAACCACCATAAAAGATCCTGATGGTTCAACAAAAGAAATCATAAAGGATTGTATTGGCAGAATTTCGCAAGTGTATGATGGAATATGGGTTTCCTATACATATAATGCCGCCAATGATCTTGTAATTGTGACAAAAGAAAATTCTAATCTCGAGTTCCCAGAAATTGTTACAAAAATGCATTACGATACCCTTGGTCGAATGTTCAAAAAAGAAGATCCTGACCTTGGGGTATGGAACTATTACTACGATAATAATGGAAATCTCACCAATTATACAGACGGAAACGGCAATTCCATAATCCAGCTATTTGATGAGCAAAACCGAATAGTACAGAGAAAATATAAATCAAAAACACCTCCTGTTTTGTGGAAATATGACCAGCCTGAATGTTCAAATTCCATAGGGAAACTGACTTATGTTGAAAAGGGAGATATAAAAGATTCTTTTTCATATGACATCGAAGGCCGTCAAATCAGAAAAACCAGAAATATACTGAATTCGATCAATTATATTACTGAAACAAAATATGACGTAGCAGGAAGAATAGAGGAGATCAACTATCCAGGAACAGGAGGCTATAAGGCCAGCTATAACTATCATCCTGGAACATCTCTTGTTTCTTCTGTCACCACTCAGGATGCAAGCGCATCTATTGGCGCATATACCCCAAGCGGCCAGATAAAACAGATCGTTTATGGTGACGGAGTAACAACAAATTACTCATATGATTCAAAATCATCAAGGCTGGGAACCATAAAGACGACTCTTCCTGGTTCAGGAGACGCTGTTCAAGATCTTGCATACACATATACAAAAGCCGGAGACGTTAAGACAATAACGGATAATGCATCCGGAAGCCTCAGGACTTATGAATATGGCGAGCGCCATCAGCTGAAATCGGAAATTACCGATTGTTATACATCTGAGCCTAATACCGATGTTTATTATGATTATGATTATGCAGATTATGATTATCACCCTGACCCCATAAAACCGCATGCGGTAAAATATCTTAATGTCTATACAGATGATGATTATGACCGAGTAGAATACCGGTATGACTCCAACGGTAACATGACGGATCATGCATCCGTAAACGCATCCGGTGATGTTACCCAAAGAAAGATCTCGTTTAACTCGGACAATATGCCTGTCAATATTTCATCGGGCGGTTCGGCTGCGGTTGAAATAGTGTATGACGGAGACAATAAACGTGCGGTCAAGACCTCTGGTTACGGAACTTCATATTACGCAGGAGATATTTTTGAAGAGCGCACTGGCAAGCAGGTCAGGTATATATTCGCCGGAAACCAGAGGATAGCAAGCTCATCTCCTGGCGAGGCTCCTGTATATTTCCACAAGGATCATCTTGGCAGCACGACTGTTCTGACAAGAAACGGGACGCTTTATTCACCTGCCGGAGGTTATTATCCTTACGGCCTTGAACGCTCGCCTGTTGGAGACGCCGAGGTTCACTACACCTTCACGGATCAGGAAAGAGACACTGAAACCGGCCTGATGAACTATGACGCAAGGCTCTATGATCCTGCTCTGGCTCAATTTCTTTCTCCTGATACCGTTACTCCGGACTGGTACGATCCCATCAGTCTGAACAGGTATGCTTACTGCAGGAATAATCCTCTGAAGTACACAGATCCGGATGGGCATATTTGGCAGTTTGCAGTTCTGGCTTTGATATCTTATGTCGGTTCTGATTTAACAAATCCTAGTAACGTAAATGCTCCTGAGGCTTCCAATACGGTTTTAGTTGATAGTAAAACTAACGCTAATGTAGCTGGTGAATATGCAACGATTACAGGAGGCCTGCTTTTTGGATCTTTGGCTGTCCAAGCGATTAAAGATGTCGACAATGCCGGTAAAAAACTTGAAGAGACAGTGCCTGAGCTTGCAGATGATGCGTCAGAGATACCAAATCAATTACATCATTTTGCTACCAATAAAAATAAGACATACACTCCACGTATGAAGAAGATCGCGGATCAATACGGACTTGACTTAGGTGATTCATGGAATAAGGAGATCATGCCACATCAAGGACGGCATCCTAACGTTTATCATGATTTTGTGGAGCGTGGAATGGAGCGAGCAGCCCGTGAAGCTGGAAAAGACACAGGCGAGTTTTTAAACCTTTTTGAAAAATATATCAAAGAACCAGTTCGACAAAATCCTAGCTTGTTAAGAAAATTTGGATGGGAATAGATTATGAAATACTTTCAAATGACATATTCTGAAGACAATGATTATGAGCCATATGGTGTAGCCTATGCCGCTCCTGATGTAGACCCATTTTTACTTCCTATAAGCGGAACAAAAATCGAATCATGGTCACCACTATCGCTTGAATTACGGGATGGTGAATTTGCAGATTATTTAACAAATGATTTAGGGGTAAGATTATGTTCTGAGAATTTGCAAAAGATTATAGAAAATAATCGTTCGGAAAATGATCAATTGCAGTGGCTGGAGGCTATTGTTTCAGACGTAAATGGGCACTGTAAAAAATATTTCGTGCTCCATTTCCCCGAAAATTATTCTGTCATTAATAAAGAAAAGTCCATAATGGCAGGGGATATGATCGTGAAACCTGTACTTAATATAAGTATTGTAAAAAGCCACAACATATTCACACTTCCAGGAGAAGCAGGAAGAACCATTTTTGTATCAGAATGTTTAAAAAAAATCATTGATAAAATTAAGTTGTCAGGTTTGGCATTCACGAAAGTATCAGCAGTATAAAATATGAAACGCCGGGTAGTTAAGCCGAGAAACTCGGGGGCGGATGTTTTAAGAATATAATGCATGCCTAAAATGAAAATGAGGTCTGATCACTCCAACAGACTGCAACAAGACAAATATTCAGAATCAAAATAAGGGCAGATATACAAGGAGAAACTGATCCATGGGACTTTTCAGAAAAAGCAGCAGAAACAAAAATAATCACCAAAAATCAATTTCTGCCGGAAGACGGACAGGAAGCATGATCATGGCACTTGAGCCAAGAATCCTGTATGACGCTGCGGCTCCGGCTGTATTAATCGATGCTTTTTCTGCCATGTCAGGCGCTGAATCATTTCATGGATCACCGCAGCCATTGTTTCACATTGAATCTGATGCCGCAAATTTAGATTCTTCTTCGCGTGCCGCGACAGCTTTTTCACAAAAAACGGAAATCGTTTTTGTTGATTCGTCTGTTCCTGATTTGAATACCCTTGTCAGCGGAATATCAGCCAATGCCGAGGTTGTGGTTCTTGATCCCGGAAAGGACGGCATTGCCCAGATTTCCAGCGTATTGTCTCAAAGGCACAATCTTGACTCTGTCCACCTGATTTCCCATGGCTCAGAAGGATCTGCCATGCTCGGCTCATCAAGCCTTAACAGCAATGCCCTTGAAGCAAGGAGTTCCGAAGTTGGTTCCTGGGGCAGTTCGTTAAAGCAGGGAGGAGATATTCTCGTATACGGCTGCGGCACAGGCCACGGAGAGGCGGGCAGGGGATTTGTCGAAAAGCTTTCCGTAGTTACTGGCCGGGACGTGGCTGCATCAGATGATGCCACAGGCCACGAATCAAAAGGCGGCGATTGGGATCTTGAAGTAAGAACAGGAACAATCGAAGCTTCTGTCGTTGTGGGTTCTCACGCAAGAAATTCATATACCAATATTTTTCAGGCAATAGTTGTAGACACCAGAACTGATGTAGTGAATGCCAACGACGGTGTTACAAGTCTTAGGGAAGCCCTTGCTACCGCGTCTAACTCGGATGAGAATGTTACCATCAACTTCAGTTCAGACGCGTTTACGTACAGCAGTCATACCATCGTTTTAAGCGGGTCAGCGCTCAATGTATCCGGAAAGGCCGGAGTTGTCATAACGATTGACGGAAGTTTGGCCGGCGATGTTGAAATCGATGGAAATAACAACTCAGGCGTTTTTAATATAAATTCAGGAACACATGCCGTATTAAAACAACTTAGTGTGATAAACGGTTCAGCTCAAAATGGCGGAGGGGTTGCCAATCAAGGGACTCTTGAAATATTGGACGGTTCTTTTGAGAATTGCCATTCTGAGACTGGCGCGGGTCGCGGCGGAGCTGTCTTTAACTCT contains the following coding sequences:
- a CDS encoding ParA family protein is translated as MTSDNKKAQIVSILNQKGGVGKTTTTVNLSHAVGLKEFKVLVIDMDPQCNASMILGKLSPFEQPKTIVDLFTSESNISDCIVPTKYKNVDMVSSHMDLFAVKTQITGTTEGVVGLRKKIDKATLSKYDFIIIDCQPDIGGALVTNALVISDKYIVPVGAEDVFGLRGIKQLETAVKSVRESINEKIKMLGVLITMADYRSNATSVMIETINTHFKEGEVFETVIKRNASINTAFMQNKSVISHDGRTPGAVDYSKLADEFLAKIGQ
- a CDS encoding helix-turn-helix domain-containing protein, with product MKEQSVKGETKALIAKNFNISRETLYKYLNK
- a CDS encoding imm11 family protein, which encodes MKYFQMTYSEDNDYEPYGVAYAAPDVDPFLLPISGTKIESWSPLSLELRDGEFADYLTNDLGVRLCSENLQKIIENNRSENDQLQWLEAIVSDVNGHCKKYFVLHFPENYSVINKEKSIMAGDMIVKPVLNISIVKSHNIFTLPGEAGRTIFVSECLKKIIDKIKLSGLAFTKVSAV
- a CDS encoding TolC family protein produces the protein MNEIETRAKENKAHLFEKQEPLINPLSLEEAIARALKYNLDYRAGLFETALAKSDLTISHFDMLPEIVSSAGYSHRNNESGGSSIYLSGPFAGTKSLTSTGSEEKDKRTSSIGLTWNVLDFGLSYVRAKQYADSVLVIEERRRKASQNLVQDVRFAYFKAAGAEMLSGKLKSLLEKCEVALSKYSKASEDRNVSLDESLVYQQTLLENIRLLKELMQKLSTSEIELATLINQPPGTNINFPDIDWDNTDDLTLDIPVKDIEELAFVYRPELREDEYRLRISAQEAKKAMLGMLPGINIYGGYYYDSNDFLYNNTWLNAGTQASLNLFNIFSGFNKLDAAEIKESMTRMMIKAKSMAVISQVNLSVQKYLIAKDEFNICKRLNSVSERLAARKEAEYKAGRIGELAALLPMMTSMVNSVRHILAFADLQNSVGRVINSTGIDLYNDKIEEKSLYDIAGSTYDNYKGWTMIKKYSINSYRIKP
- a CDS encoding FG-GAP-like repeat-containing protein, producing the protein MNKNRFLLILFLLVIDFRIAVAFASGNIDDSSKSDSEYLSNNIDNTEAVGIDLSDKNNDQESNNSVNKDSNSEKDDGRSGEPPVTGQAAGFPLITSKIDFGSFNISANSSSGSFNSGIQIAIPSGRQGLTPDLTLHYQNSKKNGWLGIGWDLSFGVIQRSTKDGLDYESNKFEIKNMGGDDDLVDKAAIWGEGYFGKKIESEFSKFYYSTQHSSSANGGWIVYARDGKKMYFGSTPSSRYENSKGVFAWYLDKIEDANGNNIIFSYNKDNGTLYPSEIKYTGHANGSTPGYKIDFVLEDRPDAFLSCIDQATIASTAKRLSSIQIYTLAEGHEKQIRNFILNYSEDDSFSAPPTDEENWTRNSNRSQLISVTQEDPQSNKRLPSVKIGWGVYNPIDPVLNALEGQAYPLCMADMGYKQEFDCESPQHTEECWDRIYWADINGDGKQELVYYNQVNNNGLLSIYGIDKSGGRQELVKDYFLAPFEKAPDFKYKLESQEPIMKEGRSVLSFMDLNGDSRADVVYKPTAGQNIYYRLSESKDGEIAFGDEHLLSFDSQSVPPKGLPAIYDVLPTDINGDGRSDLIICAKNKTRYLAISRPDETFQYQGQMEIGVFQNGFYALVDFNGDGIADIFKIHRDKYIVYLGKGDGTFFDEEIPTYVPNSTNFAQTGGRQKVLLNDINKDGLIDLVFYYYKNPKNMLYCYYGNGDGTFGRTPSNQRVHIPDSYVRVLPDGAEMHNKALTHLADIDKDGNTDVIFQGARYIWGKPSDGELVKSISNGKGSEVSIEYKPSSDFDEEIPLPFVTPVVSKILLKSRKNMENNESEFNYSYSNGYFDKKEREFRGFKYMTVDRPDGSTVITTYHQDAFRKGRASKVEGFRHSEPMAKAGGESSGDLLFRFNYNWAPLPDIYGSEDPPEPGDEDEPPIINRLWAHVYLISETSELIYGDCGSECAVNKRINYTYNHENGFVKSEAIIGRLGDPWAADESIVNTYDYTQISNHEWMWRISKKTLDTSDANNDDVGMLAKASARLPDSLSSFIQKSVKSLRAYAFPTTIVRQTEFTDFDVSGNPKTEKRYLEGKPSLIITYDYDDYGNTTKVIDAKGYATETVYDSQTNTYPAKIVYPATTESVSSRITEHIVEYPKYDYNAGKPIEEKGRNYSRNSKDTTTYEYDGFGRLIKTNKPEGGWIQNTYFDFDDGRPNYTVTNTWGGSKSGDIIESITYIDGLGRKIQETTRGAQSVFLATRTYYDNMGRVSRVVGPFETNSYLFVESPDEGNSKVAETEYDEHNNPTLVRSYDTNHGALTTQYEYAGSSTTIKDPDGSTKEIIKDCIGRISQVYDGIWVSYTYNAANDLVIVTKENSNLEFPEIVTKMHYDTLGRMFKKEDPDLGVWNYYYDNNGNLTNYTDGNGNSIIQLFDEQNRIVQRKYKSKTPPVLWKYDQPECSNSIGKLTYVEKGDIKDSFSYDIEGRQIRKTRNILNSINYITETKYDVAGRIEEINYPGTGGYKASYNYHPGTSLVSSVTTQDASASIGAYTPSGQIKQIVYGDGVTTNYSYDSKSSRLGTIKTTLPGSGDAVQDLAYTYTKAGDVKTITDNASGSLRTYEYGERHQLKSEITDCYTSEPNTDVYYDYDYADYDYHPDPIKPHAVKYLNVYTDDDYDRVEYRYDSNGNMTDHASVNASGDVTQRKISFNSDNMPVNISSGGSAAVEIVYDGDNKRAVKTSGYGTSYYAGDIFEERTGKQVRYIFAGNQRIASSSPGEAPVYFHKDHLGSTTVLTRNGTLYSPAGGYYPYGLERSPVGDAEVHYTFTDQERDTETGLMNYDARLYDPALAQFLSPDTVTPDWYDPISLNRYAYCRNNPLKYTDPDGHIWQFAVLALISYVGSDLTNPSNVNAPEASNTVLVDSKTNANVAGEYATITGGLLFGSLAVQAIKDVDNAGKKLEETVPELADDASEIPNQLHHFATNKNKTYTPRMKKIADQYGLDLGDSWNKEIMPHQGRHPNVYHDFVERGMERAAREAGKDTGEFLNLFEKYIKEPVRQNPSLLRKFGWE